The DNA window CCaaaagcaaagataacagggaaacttggtaaagcctccttggagacccatcaggaatgccatcatttagaagtctctgataacctcccagccatactcatcatacttcaaggcttctagcaaagtCTTGATGctgttatattcctctttgaggtgcaccgaatgagccagggaaagagacggatacttattcccgttatggagcagcacagctttgaggctacTGGataagctatcaatgaagaggttccactcgttcgggttacaagtaattccaattgcctcgcacagaccggtaCACTGTgtcagaagcagagcccatcttgacgagtgaagttctacaacattctagaaagctCTTGAAGattattgtaagttcgagaaaattctctatcaactactcagcactgaatcttcctggaatgttctggaaaatgggtaaatttgaaaagttcattatccaggtcacaaaagcaaagtttgaagagaaaaataggtctttttcactttctttaggcataagcaattgggaaataacacattctgcccaggaacaacaaaaagtaaaaattttgtgacATAGTGTAATTGTTGTCTAGTTCGAtaacttaaaatacaaattaatatctCTTTCTTACAGTTATTGATCGTAAGAGacgtaactgttttttttatgcaAAGATTATAGCTAATTTTTACATTGCTTCACGATTTTATAACGTTACGCATTTTCCAAACGAGTATCACTTCGAAAGATAACAGTAACACATGTTTCATGTTTGCAAGTTGAATTATGGAGCCCAGTGCTTATTATTTTGGATGTAATTTGTATTAATTCATAAAAGGGCGTATTTCCTTAACATTAAGAAGCATTTTCATTTAAACGGcctaatgtttttcttttcatttgtttttttattcttaatagcGAGCACGGTACCAGCCTCTCTTAATCATTTTAACTATGTGTCTACTACGCGTGGCTTCTTTCAACACTTCAGTACGGATGATAAAAGCAGCGTCCTTTGAACCTCCTTCGACTCCAGCTACTAAGATAAAAACCAACGATGAACTCACAGTCGTCACAGCAGTCTACATGCCTTCATATGGTTATCGTCCTTTCAGTCCATGGGGAGGGAAGAGACACACTTCGGTTCTTGGAAATATTGACAATGATCGAGACTGGAACCAGGATCCTAGTGATACTATCTTGCCCACACGAGAGTTCGAAGCAAGTGGTGGTAAAAGAAGTATCTCTGTAGAAATAGACGACGATATCGACCATGACTACATTGAGAAGAGGCAATTTAAGCCTTGGGGGGGAAAACGGAACTctgtattttctgttttgaaaCATCAATCTGGTTTATTTGGTGAGAAAGGAAGATGTAATGCTTGGAGGGGAAAGAAAGAATTTAATCCATCGGAAGGAAAAAATGTCATTTATTAGTTAGGATGGTAACAGAAACTACAAAACTTCAGGTAGAAAACAACTGTTCATAAAGAAAAAtggctaaaaataaaacaaactaggtTTGCCTTCTGAAaggattattttttctttcaccaaGAGATAATTGTACGTAATaccaaattatgaaataaaagcaTTAATAACTTGGgtcattacatattttatttatgtattatttaatgtgATTTGAACTAAGATTTTCAAAGCAAATGTAAAAGTGACTACTTCTAAATCCATCTAATTTTATTCGTTGTTGATTAATAAAAACTCAGTTCATCATCATAGCAAACGAAATGTATTAATCTAAACGtaaagtttgttttctaatttggAATAACTCATTTATATCTAGTATTCATTTTGCCACTTAGTAAGACATAAATTCAGGGTCTGACCACGTGAGTCCCCGACATGACGAGGTGGTTAGagtgatcgactcgtaatctgggggtcgtggATTCGACTCCTCATCAttgcaaacatgctcgccctatcagccgtgggggtgttattatttatggtcaatcccgctattcgttggtaaaagagtagcctacatgttggcggtgggtagtgatgactagctgctttccctctaaatttacactgctaaaattatggacggatagcgcagatagtcctcttgttgCTTTCGgcaaaattaaaagacaaacaaaccattatatagttttgcttttgaaaatattttgttcccAAACAACATTcaggttatttattttcattttataactacagagcataatgttttgtttgtttcgttttaaatACATGCAACATAGCGTGATATTTATGCTATATCGAAACccaggttttagcgttataagcattCTGACTTACCACAGAAAATAACACATAAGTAAAGTtaatgtatatgtttgttttcagatcatattaaaacataattatgagAATATTTATAGGTACGATCCTATTTCGAAGCCCCCAAGTGGTACAGCAGAGCGTCTGCAGACTTGCAAaggtagaaactgggtttcgatctccttggtaggcagaacacaaataacccattgagcatctttgtgattaacttcaaacaaacgaacaatctaTTTCGAAAATGTAAAAAGTTAAGTAATAATCCACAACGAATTAAAACGCGCATCAATCTTGACTTTTCAAATCATCGCATAATTCATATGGTTAAGTATTGGAACCGTATTATATAACTAATTGTAACATTTGATACATGATTCTATATTGTTACCTCctattatacaataaaatgattAACGTATTACAGTTATTAGTCTGTTTTTAATCTCTCGATGAAGATGTATAACCGAAACATAGcgaaaagtaattataaaatgaaaagataGAATATAAAAGGAACATATTTATTGCTTTTAACATGTCCAAACATTTCTAGTCagcattatacatatatattttgtaaaccgacaaagatatcaaaataatttgaaaaaggttttaaatattaatttgcgataaatcattaacttattaatgtctctttttAATCCTAGCAGCAacttaaacatgaaaaaaataagtaaaagtcaataactttaacataattattcatctataaattaataattaacactTTCCCAAGATCTACAAAACTGTTGTCATTTTAACTGAATATATCattctttctctttctttatgtatatatatataattcctgATATGAatgaatatattgaataaaatgaaatttgttgGTAAATCCACCAACATATTTAGTCCTGTACGagacattgaaaacaaaattcgtTTTTCAACTACACACGTAGACACACATCTACCATAGTGTTCGTTGTTAGGCGCAAAGCAACATTAGGCTATGCTCATTACGAGGACAGAATTCCTGTTTCAGTATTATAAGCTTTGAGGCTTATCGCTAATCCATTGAAGGGTTAGCTTTTACCATAATGATATAGTTAAATTATGTTACGGTTAAACGTTAATAATAAGctattttaacaataacaacaacacatATGCATAtctttattactgaaataaactttaaaataagtcTTTATAGCCATAAGATACTTATTCGCGTGTATCCCTTCATAATAAAgttgaactttaattaaaacatagtGTTTTGAGCATAACataccaagtttgtttgtttgtttttgaatttcgcacaaagctagtcgagggctatctgtgctagccatccctaatttagcagtgtaagattagagggaaggcagctagtcatcaccacccaccgccaactcttgggctactcttttaccaacgaatagtgggattgattgtaacattataacgcccccacggctgaaagggcgagcctgtttagCGCAACGgtgatgcgaactcgcgaccctcagattacgagtcgcacgccttaacacgcctagccatgccaggcctaacataCCAAGTAAAGCATATCTCTTTATTACGAATTAAACTTTCTAATGTGTCGTCCTAACCATAACATGCCCTTTCACGTGCGTCTCTCTCTATTACGGAATagcttgcacgaaattcaacaaacaaagaaacgaatCTTTAACTCAACGATATAATAAATAGTACAATGAAACtgtatttatgataatatttaaaattaattctataaCAGCCAAGTGGACGATTGATTATTGTCAGGGCTGCCGTATACTTCCGTCAAAGAACGAATATCCATGATACTAGGCGACCTTGTTTcggaaattatttgtttgtttagaactttAGAACAAAGCCAAAATGCGCTATCTGCTCTATTTTCCGCAGGGAATCGAGCTACGGATGTTTGCTTtgaaagtccgtaaacttatcgctgtcccactaGGGGGCTAGATTTCAGTAAAAATCCATACAAACCTACTTGTTTGACTCTTTGTGACTTTCTTCGGAGATATATGGTAGATATTAGATAGTCACCTCCCTAtgctttaattaatttatttttttttttgatgacATGGTTAAGCAGCAAACCGTTGACAGCTCCGTATAGCAtcgttatatttaatatatggatTCCACTTCTTCTGTCGTTTAGTGGCTCAGTAATAGGCTTGAGGGCTACAAAAGAGGTTCAATATTTGCTTACGTCAATTACTTCCTATGTTTTCTAATTAAtcctttaaaaacacaaaataaacagttatatGCTTGTTAAAtaccaaacaacaaaatataatgcaGTTATATCCCATGTCAACTGTCTCCCGGTTGTTATCATGACACTTTTTTCCTAATGGTGCTTCGAGTTCTTagttatatataagtaaaatgaaaCGTAACCCTTTGCATactacaattaatatttatataattctattATAACTACTTAATAGTCTGTCAAACTTCCAATCAATAAAACCTTTCTTATAAATCGCCAGTCCACATCTTAATGCAgacaacattatttaaaataacgtaTCAGACGACATCTCTACATATTGATGAAAGCGTGAAGTTATTAATGCAtaccaaattaaatataaactaataagcTATTTATCCCTGTAATGATGCTACGTAACAGAAGAAGACTCTTTGTATGTGAAATCTTTCAGATACAATTATTGTAACTTGATAATTCTGTGTTGCTGCCATCTATAAAGATTTATGTGAACTAAttaatgatgacgagaaactcacttgaagtaaaaatgtattctaaaacgACTAAATGTTATAGTGAAAATTGTGGTATAGTATTGTTCTATCTCTTATCAGCCTGGTATGGCCTGGTAGTTTGGGGTTTCAACTCGCAAGCTATGTGTCATTGGATCAAATGCTTTTACCAAATATATTTGTCCTTTCAACTGTTAGAGTGATATTACGTGAtggttaattttactttttgttggtaaagatGATCATGTGTTATAAATCCTATGACTTCGTCTCATGTCATCCAATTCATCATTTTATTGGAAGCATCTGGATAAGATAATTGGACAAGCATTcccaaatatttcaaaagtttggATAAATTCTATTTTTTCCTCCATATCCTGTTCTGGAACTTTCTTTCTGGAGTGACACTTTGAACCTGTTAAATAAGATGTCTACTGAAGCTTGATAGTTATCACAGCTTTTAGTTTGAATGTTACTTAATATTGTCAAATCGTTTCCTTTTAAAATATGGCATGATGGATGCCTCACTGTTTATTGTTTCACTGGTTTCCTCTGGAAATGATTAAAGCAGACCATGATATGTACTATCTCCTCATATTCCTTTGTCTTTAGATTGGCTGATACTTAATTGACCAGTTAAAACCTGATCTCATAGTACTGTGACTGGAATAGTCCAGAAAAGGTCCTTCTGTAGCAAGTAGTACAGTAAAAGTGGTAATAGGTGTAGACCAAATAAGTTATCTTATTCTATATTTTGTAGTGGGTGACATTTTTCAACTGAAAGTCCTAAATTGGTGCTTAAACAGGTGTGGCGGGTTCGGTATTTGCATTTAATAGTCCATTTTCTAGGTGTTTTCTTTtgtcacaaatatttattttcatctcaATGATGCTATTATTACTCCACTTTTGACTTCATTAATATTGTCATTATAACTTTCCAATACATCTTCAACCTTATTGTTGTAATTTCCTTGTGTGTCTCTTATGACTTCAACAATCTTGTTTccaatttaatttcatttttatttcaatttttctttaaatattatctCTTTTTTCTTgacattctttaaactttctgGCTCTGTCTCCTAATTTTCTATCTCATTCTTTCCGAAGTTGTCTTAGTAATGTCATCGTTGCAAGTAAAGTTTGAATCTCTCTTCTTGATCTCGCGGTCATCAGTTCAATAGATGAAGCtctctgtttaaaatatatttaaacttctaTTTCATTTTCCCACCTCTGACACCAGTGTTACAATGTTGTTCATTCattaactgttttttataaattgtCTGGTGAAAATTTGAAGTTGAGTCCATGTAAACTATAACTAATTGATAACCTTCGTTCTTTAACAGTTTCGACACTTGTATGTTGTCATAAATTGTCCTAATTTTACCTTAAAAATgactttaacaaatattaaacaactcAACTTACGTGCACAAAGTAACTGGATGACTAATATATACAGACTGATTCACTCTACTAGCTTAAATCAACTCTTCTTATCTCCTTCACTATTTTCAACTAATTTTACACGTGCCATAACTATCTTTAATTTATAATCTAGCtttgaatgtattaaaatatttaaattacatccTTAGAACTTTCTAGGTGTTCTAGACCCATCTTTTGACATGAACATCATCATTACCTTCGCTttaagaggtttttttttaaatttagcacaaagctactcgagggctatctgtgctagccctccctaatttaaaagtgtaaaactagagggaaggcagctagtcatcaccacccaccgccaactcttgggctactcttttaccaacgaatagtggaattgaccgtcacattataacgcctccacgactgaaagggcgagcatgtttggcacgacggggatgcgaacccgcgaccctcagattacgattcgcacgccttaacacgcttggccttgccgggcccttTAAGAGGGTATTGGAATCGAGCCAGTTTGTGTGTCTGTTTTTGCGCGCTGATCTCAAAAATTAAGACTAATTTACACGAAAGTATTACATCAGACTGGAATTCAGTATGGAAAAGTGCACCCCTAATCGGGTGTGGATCCAGTTATGGATCCGGATTCTGGATCACTTTGAAGCATTTTCATAAATGGGAGATAGAATATTTTTGCGGTTTTTGGTTAGTAATTCTGTAAAGTATGATTGGAGTTTGTACTAAATTTCATGGGCACTCGTTCTACATAAATAACCAAGGTGATTGGTCAGTCTGGATCTGAGAAGAAGTTTCTGAGCTTTCTCATATGAAGTATTACTTTATCTAATATAAACGTATGCAATTTCGAAAAGGAGTGGTAGGGCGAGGATAACCAATCGCTCCTATTGTTCTTGTAAAGCCCTATAGCTTTCTTCAACTTACAAGTAAATATGTACTTCAAGacaaaagttaaaattcaaaacaataatagcAATGATTGGAAACTTATACCACTGAATGCATTTATTGCATatgtgaaacatttattttattagctAATTAGATAATTTGTATAAAGATTTGTGTACCTTATTTCTTATTTGCACAGACTAATAAATCCTAGTAATAGtgtgtattttacattaaaatagcTAATTTCTATAAGTCATTTTTATAGATTGTGTGgccaaacaatatattattttaaaacactagaGTGTAGTAAATACGACATGTCAAACCCCTTGTTTTAATGATTAGTTAGTGAGGCCTTACCGTAGAGGTAATATTAATGGGtttcgttaattttattttacacaatttatcaaAAACAACTGTTCAAACTACTATAGTCAACGAGGTTTAGTATTTAGCTGGACATTGCAATTacaatgagaaataaaataaagaagattgCCATGGAAATATCGGATGTCGGCATCAATGACATTCCAGAGAAACTTGGAAATGTAAATGGTAAGTATAAGACaactaaagttataataaaaaaaactcgtCTTGCAGATCTATTGGTACTTGTGGAGAATTTCCCCAGTAATATATCGAGTGTTAGAGACGCATTCATTTGTAGTAGTTTAGTTGATAACTCAagaatattacaatttttaaatcataaatatcaATTAGAATAACTTCGATTTTATTATAGTTACGCTTGTTTATGGATCaaagaagtaaaaattttaaatattgagttATCAACTGAACTGCAACAAATGGATGTGTCTCTAACACTCGATCCATATAACTGGGGAAATTCTGTACAAGTactgaaatatttacaaatgtcATTACCTTACTTGACACTGGACTTTATACTGAAACTCAAAAACTTTTGGACTACAAAcgagtttttttcttatagtataCTTGTGAAATTGTATTCTTGGAGAAAAAAGTACACTTGACTACCAGGTGGTTTTGCCCTGGGGCTTTGAGGGAAATTGAGTGTCACACTATTTGtgaaccaaaaaaacaaaacttttgtgcacaatattttaacattctgCATATTGTATTTGTCAAAATAACACACTGTAATTATGCcactttaaattagttttataatttgtttcaaaataccAATTGGCAAGTATGTCTGTgaactgtaacaatacaaaagattcagaaaatgttttttggtagatataaaaagttaatttaaacaCCAATACAGAAAGAGGCACTTCAACTATTAAGTATGTcctaaacatacaaaaaataagttacaaaTGCTTGTT is part of the Tachypleus tridentatus isolate NWPU-2018 chromosome 4, ASM421037v1, whole genome shotgun sequence genome and encodes:
- the LOC143248382 gene encoding uncharacterized protein LOC143248382 gives rise to the protein MQANRRARYQPLLIILTMCLLRVASFNTSVRMIKAASFEPPSTPATKIKTNDELTVVTAVYMPSYGYRPFSPWGGKRHTSVLGNIDNDRDWNQDPSDTILPTREFEASGGKRSISVEIDDDIDHDYIEKRQFKPWGGKRNSVFSVLKHQSGLFGEKGRCNAWRGKKEFNPSEGKNVIY